From the genome of Thermogutta terrifontis, one region includes:
- the gnd gene encoding decarboxylating NADP(+)-dependent phosphogluconate dehydrogenase yields the protein MSDLCDIAVIGLEVMGRNLALNIESRGYKVAVYNRTTEKMEKFIEGPAKGKRIVGCRTLEELVKALARPRKVMMMVKAGPAVDDLIEQLIPLLEPGDILIDGGNTHFADTERRTQYVESKGLLYIGTGVSGGEEGALKGPSLMPGGSEKAWPFVKPIFQAIAAKVGPNKDIPCCDWVGPRGAGHYVKMVHNGIEYGDMQLIAEAYWLLKHALGASNDELYDIFDQWNRGELNSYLIEITRDIFSVIDKETGQYLVDLILDKAGAKGTGKWMSQDALDLGIPSTLVTEAVHARNLSALKSERVRAAEILHGPRGGRYEGDRRAFIEEIRQALYASKIVSYAQGFVQLREAAKEYKWPLNFGSIAMLWRGGCIIRAVFLERIKEAFDENPQLENLLLAPYFRQAVEKAQSAWRHVVTVAVQLGIPIPAFATALTYYDGYRSAVLPANLIQAQRDYFGAHTYERIDKPGQGPFHTDWLSERRTPKESTT from the coding sequence ATGAGCGATTTATGTGACATTGCGGTCATTGGGCTGGAAGTCATGGGCCGGAACCTGGCCCTGAATATCGAAAGCCGCGGCTATAAAGTGGCCGTGTACAATCGCACTACCGAGAAAATGGAAAAGTTTATCGAGGGGCCGGCAAAGGGCAAACGTATCGTCGGTTGCCGGACGCTGGAAGAACTCGTTAAGGCTCTCGCCCGGCCCCGCAAGGTCATGATGATGGTCAAAGCCGGTCCCGCCGTTGATGATCTGATTGAACAGCTCATCCCTCTTTTGGAACCCGGCGATATCCTGATTGATGGCGGAAATACCCATTTTGCCGACACCGAGCGCCGCACCCAGTATGTGGAATCTAAAGGACTTCTCTATATTGGAACTGGCGTATCGGGTGGCGAAGAGGGCGCCCTCAAAGGACCGAGCCTTATGCCAGGCGGTAGCGAAAAAGCCTGGCCTTTCGTCAAACCGATCTTTCAGGCCATCGCAGCCAAGGTCGGCCCGAACAAGGATATCCCGTGCTGCGATTGGGTGGGGCCACGCGGCGCAGGCCACTATGTCAAAATGGTCCATAACGGTATCGAATACGGCGACATGCAATTAATAGCTGAGGCCTACTGGCTGCTCAAGCACGCCCTGGGTGCTTCCAATGATGAATTGTACGATATTTTCGATCAGTGGAATCGTGGAGAACTTAACTCCTATCTTATCGAAATTACTCGCGATATTTTCAGCGTTATTGACAAAGAAACGGGTCAATATCTTGTAGATTTGATTCTTGATAAAGCGGGAGCCAAGGGCACCGGTAAATGGATGAGTCAAGATGCCCTGGACCTGGGAATTCCCAGCACTCTGGTCACAGAAGCGGTCCATGCGCGAAACCTTTCAGCACTGAAGAGCGAACGAGTTCGCGCCGCCGAAATCCTGCATGGCCCCAGGGGTGGTCGATATGAGGGCGATAGACGGGCATTCATTGAGGAGATCCGTCAGGCACTCTATGCCTCCAAGATTGTCAGTTATGCACAGGGGTTTGTTCAACTCCGCGAGGCGGCCAAGGAATATAAATGGCCGCTCAACTTCGGTAGCATTGCCATGCTCTGGCGAGGCGGTTGTATCATCCGCGCCGTGTTCCTCGAACGCATCAAAGAAGCATTCGATGAAAATCCTCAGTTGGAAAATCTCCTTCTGGCACCTTATTTCCGCCAGGCCGTGGAAAAAGCACAATCGGCATGGCGGCATGTTGTAACGGTGGCCGTGCAATTAGGAATCCCTATCCCCGCGTTTGCTACCGCCCTGACCTATTATGATGGCTATCGATCCGCCGTGTTGCCTGCCAATTTGATCCAGGCACAACGAGACTATTTCGGAGCGCACACCTACGAGCGTATCGACAAGCCCGGACAGGGGCCGTTCCATACTGATTGGCTTTCTGAACGCAGAACGCCGAAAGAAAGCACGACGTAG
- a CDS encoding SDR family NAD(P)-dependent oxidoreductase, translating into MGIEYSKSRSNSMTTAEYLEDLFGLHGQVAVVIGGAGELGGALCEGIMRAGAHVVVADLSEEACQRRVEKLKQFGDRVSYCLVDVTNRRSIEALLDFALKIKGRVEILVNCAGINAGSSFLDASPEMWDKIMAVNLKGVFEACQVFIRHMLAAGGGSILNIGSVTSFLPLSKVFAYAASKAGVVNLTKNIANEFGDKGIRVNAICPGFFPAEQNRKLLDEERVRNIISGTPMHRFGEPHELIGTALLLLSPKAGSYITGAAFYVDGGFTAAWF; encoded by the coding sequence TTGGGCATTGAATATTCAAAAAGCAGGAGTAATTCCATGACTACTGCTGAGTATCTGGAAGACCTTTTCGGACTTCACGGCCAGGTTGCCGTTGTCATCGGCGGTGCGGGGGAACTGGGCGGGGCCCTCTGCGAGGGAATCATGCGGGCAGGGGCGCATGTCGTCGTGGCTGATCTCTCCGAGGAAGCCTGCCAGAGACGTGTCGAAAAGCTCAAACAGTTTGGAGACCGGGTGAGTTACTGTTTGGTTGACGTGACCAACCGGCGATCAATCGAAGCACTCTTGGACTTTGCATTAAAAATCAAGGGGCGTGTGGAAATTTTGGTCAATTGTGCAGGTATCAACGCGGGAAGTTCGTTTTTGGACGCCAGCCCCGAAATGTGGGACAAAATCATGGCTGTTAACCTGAAAGGGGTGTTTGAGGCTTGTCAGGTCTTTATTCGTCACATGCTTGCAGCCGGTGGCGGTTCAATTCTCAATATCGGGTCCGTCACGTCATTCCTTCCCTTATCTAAAGTGTTCGCCTATGCGGCATCTAAAGCAGGGGTGGTCAATCTGACGAAAAATATTGCTAACGAATTTGGCGATAAAGGAATCCGCGTCAACGCAATTTGTCCGGGTTTCTTTCCCGCGGAACAAAACCGAAAACTTCTCGACGAAGAGCGTGTACGCAACATCATCAGCGGCACGCCGATGCATCGCTTTGGTGAACCGCATGAACTCATCGGAACCGCCCTGCTGCTGCTTTCACCTAAGGCCGGAAGCTACATTACTGGCGCGGCCTTCTATGTAGATGGCGGCTTCACCGCTGCATGGTTCTAA
- a CDS encoding type II secretion system F family protein, protein MRLESGSPIPAQTAFKSYARAETVKNVAQRLNETGTQIARGEQLEYDDEDDVSPLVRVRSRDLITTTQQLAILVESGVTLAPALAAAIEEERNPTLRAVLRKVKESVEGGQDFSSAIAQFPRVFNATFVALAKAGEKTGALGSMLRRAAGYMQSEYETRSKIRSAMIYPAIMLIMSIAVTTFLLTFVLPKFVPVFESRHAKLPKITVVMLGISDFAVKYGPAVISAVGGLAVAGVIFRRTKKGREWWDAFKLRVPMLGMVTKKVALSRSVRTLGTLLGSGISVLEAIELAAEIAENTVVRRAWLSIKDGLIEGRRICDCMKQHAIFPRSLVQMVAAGEETGHLDAVLERTAEFYERELETTIKTVTSLIEPVMIIVMGFVVGTIGLSLLLPIFSLSRPA, encoded by the coding sequence ATGAGATTAGAATCTGGCTCACCAATTCCAGCCCAAACGGCTTTTAAAAGCTACGCCCGGGCGGAAACCGTGAAGAATGTTGCCCAGCGACTAAACGAAACTGGCACTCAAATTGCCCGAGGTGAGCAGCTCGAGTATGATGACGAGGACGATGTATCGCCACTGGTCAGGGTGCGGTCTCGGGATCTCATCACCACTACTCAGCAGCTGGCGATCCTTGTAGAGTCCGGCGTGACACTCGCACCGGCGCTGGCCGCGGCAATCGAGGAAGAAAGAAATCCGACACTGCGCGCTGTGTTGCGGAAAGTGAAGGAGTCTGTGGAAGGGGGGCAAGACTTTTCATCTGCAATTGCGCAATTTCCTCGGGTGTTCAATGCAACGTTCGTGGCTCTTGCCAAGGCTGGCGAAAAAACCGGAGCCCTGGGAAGCATGTTGCGTCGCGCTGCCGGCTACATGCAATCGGAATATGAGACGAGATCCAAAATCAGATCGGCAATGATTTATCCGGCAATTATGCTGATCATGTCGATTGCAGTGACGACCTTTTTGTTGACGTTCGTGCTCCCCAAATTTGTTCCGGTCTTTGAATCGCGACATGCAAAACTTCCGAAAATCACCGTCGTGATGTTGGGGATTTCAGACTTTGCGGTGAAATATGGGCCGGCGGTGATATCGGCCGTCGGTGGTCTGGCTGTGGCGGGCGTCATTTTTCGGAGGACAAAAAAAGGTCGCGAATGGTGGGACGCCTTTAAATTGCGCGTTCCCATGCTGGGAATGGTGACTAAGAAAGTCGCGCTGTCCCGAAGTGTGCGAACGTTGGGAACGCTTTTAGGTTCGGGAATATCCGTGCTCGAGGCGATTGAGCTTGCTGCCGAAATTGCGGAGAATACCGTTGTCCGACGCGCGTGGCTGAGTATCAAAGACGGACTTATCGAAGGTCGGCGAATTTGCGACTGTATGAAACAGCATGCGATATTCCCCCGATCGCTTGTTCAGATGGTCGCAGCGGGGGAAGAGACGGGACATCTCGACGCTGTACTGGAAAGAACCGCAGAATTTTATGAGCGTGAGTTGGAAACGACGATCAAAACGGTCACCAGTCTGATTGAGCCGGTCATGATCATCGTGATGGGCTTTGTGGTGGGGACGATCGGTCTCTCGCTACTATTGCCTATCTTCAGCCTGAGTCGCCCGGCGTAG
- a CDS encoding GspE/PulE family protein encodes MTDAVSKRRQKRLGDILIEKGYLRPEQLEEALEQQRLTGRSRLLGEILLSLGYCTEEQIAECLAEEHGLPFVRLELRYFDPKIVDLFPRDYIENNCILPLFRVRDELTVAVHEPSNLFLLQEIEYLTGLRVNPVVATQRDIRRMIASLPNSSVLVIDDIIDGAETADVTLIEDAIEDIGNLAEIAGQSPVIRLVNYIIFNAVKEGASDIHIEPAERCVRVRYRIDGRLQKALELPAHLAAPISSRIKIMAGMDISERRLPQDGRVNVMLEGRKIDLRVNTFPGQRGEKTVIRILDTRGVSLNLEDLGFSEDILTQLRIAIRAPNGIILATGPTGSGKSTTLYACLNAISSMENNICTVEDPIEYHLPLVNQFQVQEKIGLTFSKALRTLLRQDPDVIMVGEIRDEETARTAIQAALTGHLVFSTLHTNDAASAITRLANMGIETYLISAALNAVLAQRLLRRICTKCRHPYEPPRPLRRALERMGCQCEVFYKGVGCKNCRNTGYKGRIGIHELLIITDDIRDMIVAGASAHQIRKAAEANGMVNIRQDGFRKVQEGLTTIEEVLHAVGDIVELADIGAGGG; translated from the coding sequence TAAGTCTTGGATATTGCACGGAAGAGCAGATCGCGGAATGCCTGGCGGAAGAACACGGCTTGCCTTTTGTTCGACTGGAACTTCGCTATTTCGACCCCAAGATTGTTGATCTGTTTCCCCGGGACTACATTGAGAATAACTGTATTCTGCCACTTTTTCGCGTCAGGGATGAGTTGACAGTAGCGGTTCATGAACCGTCGAACCTCTTCCTGCTCCAGGAGATCGAGTATTTGACGGGGCTTCGCGTGAATCCAGTGGTAGCAACCCAGCGGGATATTCGACGGATGATCGCGTCCCTGCCTAATTCGAGCGTCCTCGTGATTGACGATATCATCGATGGGGCAGAAACGGCTGATGTCACCCTGATTGAGGACGCCATCGAGGATATTGGCAACCTGGCTGAGATTGCAGGTCAGTCGCCGGTCATTCGGCTTGTAAATTATATCATCTTTAATGCTGTAAAGGAGGGAGCAAGTGATATTCACATTGAACCTGCCGAACGCTGCGTAAGAGTTCGATATCGCATAGATGGACGCCTGCAAAAAGCGTTGGAGCTTCCCGCCCATCTCGCCGCGCCCATCAGCAGCCGGATCAAGATCATGGCGGGTATGGACATCAGTGAGCGCCGCCTTCCGCAGGACGGCCGGGTTAATGTAATGCTCGAAGGCCGGAAAATCGACCTGCGGGTGAATACTTTTCCGGGACAGAGGGGGGAAAAGACGGTCATACGAATTCTGGACACTCGGGGTGTTTCCCTTAATCTGGAGGATCTGGGATTCTCCGAAGATATTCTCACTCAACTAAGGATTGCGATCCGCGCTCCCAACGGGATTATTCTGGCAACTGGTCCCACGGGAAGTGGTAAGTCCACCACACTGTATGCGTGTCTGAATGCAATCTCGTCGATGGAAAACAACATTTGCACTGTTGAAGATCCTATTGAATATCACCTGCCGTTAGTCAATCAATTTCAGGTTCAGGAGAAAATTGGTCTGACATTTTCCAAAGCGCTACGCACGCTGCTTCGGCAGGATCCGGATGTGATCATGGTAGGGGAGATCCGCGACGAAGAGACAGCTCGGACGGCAATTCAGGCAGCGCTGACCGGCCATCTGGTGTTCAGCACGCTGCACACCAATGATGCAGCGTCCGCCATCACCCGGCTTGCGAATATGGGAATCGAGACATATTTGATTTCGGCAGCGCTCAACGCTGTATTGGCACAGCGACTCCTGCGGCGCATTTGCACGAAGTGCCGCCACCCGTACGAGCCACCGAGGCCGTTGCGACGTGCTCTGGAGCGGATGGGATGCCAGTGCGAAGTGTTCTATAAAGGAGTGGGTTGCAAGAATTGTCGAAACACGGGTTACAAAGGAAGAATCGGAATACACGAACTGTTAATCATTACCGACGATATTCGCGATATGATTGTCGCCGGTGCCAGTGCCCATCAGATCCGCAAAGCGGCTGAAGCGAATGGGATGGTCAACATCCGCCAGGACGGATTTCGGAAAGTCCAGGAGGGGCTTACCACGATCGAAGAGGTGCTCCACGCCGTGGGAGACATTGTCGAACTCGCGGACATTGGGGCCGGCGGGGGATAG